Proteins from a genomic interval of Bacillota bacterium:
- a CDS encoding elongation factor P has protein sequence MISTNDFRTGLTIELEGEVYTVVDFQHVKPGKG, from the coding sequence ATGATTTCAACCAATGACTTTCGAACCGGGCTTACCATTGAACTTGAAGGTGAAGTATATACGGTGGTGGATTTTCAACATGTGAAGCCCGGCAAAGG